The following are encoded in a window of Bacteroidia bacterium genomic DNA:
- a CDS encoding phosphoenolpyruvate synthase, with protein sequence MSKYRQIIESQKYTFADTAFERLMQHRIYKVLLVCNAYDAFMLEEDGRIDERIFTEYFSQSLRYPPVFIQAHTVLQAFRILEQEQVDLVITMLTVEGIDAFKLAERIKTIYPDKPIVVLTPFSREVSLWLEREDINSIDYVFCWLGNADILLAIIKLIEDRMNLKHDVEEEGVQAILLIEDSVRYYSSYLPNIYKIFFQQSKRSINEGFNEHQKMMLMRGRPKILLATNYNDAALLYDKYKENLIGVISDMSYKVDGVKQPDAGVKFYNKVHSDDQFMPFLLQSNDAANALVAKSLGVEFINKYSKTLLTELKNYITHSLAFGDFVFRHHITGEEICRAADLKTLQEKVLTIPDETLEFHVKRNHFSKWMNARSLFPLARMFKYVTYNDFENISEVRSFIYEVIKIYRQYRGKGVIAKFSRKNFDEYLNFSRIGDGSVGGKARGLAFIDMILKKYELSDKWEGIRVNIPRTVVLSSEVFDEFIESNQLGKESKENETDEAVLNSFLKPDLPNRIISELNTFISLTNGPIAVRSSSKLEDSHYQPFAGIYATYMVPNVRSNPKLTLKFLAQAIKSVYASVYYKGSRAYMTATSNMIDEEKMGIILQEVCGQKYDKIFYPVISGVARSINFYPIAPEKPEDGIVSMAFGLGKYIVEGEQSLRFSPEYPKKILQLSTPEMALRDTQKYFYALQLSEDSFVPSIDDGVNLVKIPIKEVENESSFSYAGSTYDFNNNIIRDGVVEGGKKIITFANILQHNVFPFTQVLSELLKICQKEMGNPVEIEFAVDADVPYKQPKIFNVLQIRPIVENKEIITLDLSNIPDNNVILKSNSALGNGIINNVFDIVYVKPESFNPAKSIEIAQEIEKINEKFIENGKNYILIGPGRWGSSDPWLGIPVKWHQISSARLIVESGLKNYRIDPSQGTHFFQNLTSFRVGYFTINPYINEGYYDVDFLSEQKAIFENEFIRHVKFDEQLLIKIDGKNNLGIIFKP encoded by the coding sequence ATGTCAAAATATCGTCAGATTATTGAATCACAAAAATACACTTTTGCAGATACTGCATTTGAGAGATTAATGCAGCATCGTATCTATAAAGTGTTACTTGTATGTAATGCATATGATGCGTTTATGCTCGAGGAAGATGGTAGAATTGATGAAAGAATATTTACTGAATATTTTTCTCAGAGTTTAAGATACCCACCAGTATTTATTCAGGCTCATACTGTTTTACAGGCTTTTAGAATTTTGGAACAGGAGCAGGTGGATTTAGTTATAACAATGCTTACTGTTGAAGGAATAGATGCATTTAAACTTGCAGAGAGAATAAAAACAATTTATCCCGATAAACCTATTGTTGTACTTACTCCATTTTCGAGAGAGGTGTCGTTATGGTTAGAACGCGAAGATATTAATTCAATTGATTATGTATTTTGCTGGCTGGGAAATGCCGATATTCTTTTGGCAATAATAAAATTGATAGAGGACAGAATGAATCTGAAACACGATGTTGAAGAGGAAGGTGTTCAGGCAATATTATTAATTGAGGATTCTGTCAGGTATTATTCGTCGTATCTTCCAAATATTTATAAAATATTTTTTCAGCAATCAAAAAGGTCGATTAATGAAGGGTTTAATGAACATCAGAAAATGATGCTTATGCGTGGTCGACCAAAAATATTACTTGCAACAAATTACAATGATGCTGCTTTGTTATACGATAAATATAAAGAAAACCTTATAGGTGTTATTTCTGACATGAGCTATAAGGTAGATGGTGTTAAACAACCTGATGCTGGGGTTAAGTTTTATAACAAAGTTCACTCGGATGATCAGTTTATGCCGTTTCTATTGCAATCAAATGATGCTGCAAATGCTTTAGTTGCAAAGAGTCTAGGAGTTGAGTTTATTAATAAATATTCAAAAACATTATTAACCGAACTTAAAAATTATATTACACATAGTCTTGCTTTTGGTGATTTTGTTTTCAGGCATCATATTACGGGTGAGGAAATTTGCAGAGCAGCAGATTTAAAAACTTTGCAAGAGAAAGTGCTTACTATTCCTGATGAGACTCTAGAATTTCACGTTAAGCGAAATCATTTCTCGAAATGGATGAATGCCCGGTCGCTTTTTCCATTGGCAAGAATGTTTAAATATGTTACTTATAATGATTTTGAAAATATAAGTGAAGTCAGAAGTTTTATTTATGAAGTTATTAAAATTTACAGGCAATATCGTGGAAAGGGTGTAATTGCAAAATTTAGTCGAAAGAACTTTGATGAATACCTTAACTTTTCTAGAATTGGTGATGGCTCTGTTGGCGGAAAGGCACGTGGATTGGCATTTATTGATATGATACTTAAAAAGTATGAACTGTCCGATAAATGGGAGGGAATTAGGGTAAATATTCCAAGAACAGTGGTATTAAGCAGTGAAGTTTTTGATGAATTTATTGAGTCTAACCAGTTAGGTAAGGAATCGAAAGAAAACGAAACAGATGAAGCTGTATTAAATTCATTTTTAAAACCAGATTTACCGAATAGAATAATAAGTGAGCTAAATACTTTTATTTCTTTAACAAATGGCCCAATTGCAGTAAGATCATCAAGTAAATTAGAAGATTCGCATTACCAGCCTTTCGCAGGGATATATGCTACTTATATGGTGCCTAATGTTAGGAGCAATCCTAAACTTACACTTAAGTTTCTTGCACAGGCAATAAAAAGTGTATATGCTTCTGTTTATTATAAGGGAAGCAGAGCATATATGACAGCGACATCAAACATGATTGACGAAGAAAAAATGGGAATTATTTTGCAGGAAGTTTGCGGGCAGAAATACGATAAAATATTTTACCCAGTAATTTCCGGTGTTGCCCGTTCAATAAATTTTTACCCTATCGCTCCCGAGAAGCCAGAGGATGGAATTGTAAGTATGGCATTTGGTTTAGGTAAATATATTGTTGAGGGTGAACAATCATTGAGATTTTCACCAGAGTATCCTAAAAAAATATTGCAGCTTTCTACACCTGAGATGGCATTACGCGACACCCAAAAATATTTTTATGCACTTCAATTATCCGAGGATAGCTTTGTGCCATCTATTGATGATGGTGTTAATCTTGTTAAAATTCCAATAAAAGAAGTTGAAAATGAATCTTCTTTTTCATATGCAGGTTCAACATATGATTTTAATAACAATATTATTAGAGATGGTGTAGTTGAAGGAGGTAAAAAAATAATAACTTTTGCAAACATTTTGCAGCATAATGTGTTTCCGTTTACTCAGGTACTTTCAGAATTGCTTAAAATTTGTCAGAAAGAAATGGGTAATCCTGTGGAGATTGAATTTGCAGTTGATGCTGATGTTCCTTACAAACAACCTAAAATATTTAATGTCCTTCAGATTAGACCAATAGTAGAAAACAAAGAAATTATTACATTAGATCTAAGTAATATTCCTGATAATAATGTAATATTAAAGAGTAACTCAGCATTAGGAAATGGTATAATAAATAATGTATTTGATATTGTTTATGTAAAACCTGAAAGCTTTAACCCTGCTAAGAGTATTGAGATTGCTCAGGAAATTGAAAAAATAAACGAGAAATTTATTGAAAATGGTAAGAACTATATTTTAATTGGTCCGGGTAGATGGGGTTCAAGCGATCCATGGTTAGGTATTCCGGTTAAATGGCATCAAATATCATCGGCTAGATTAATAGTAGAGTCAGGTTTGAAGAATTATAGAATAGATCCTAGTCAGGGTACTCACTTTTTTCAAAATCTTACTTCTTTTAGAGTAGGTTATTTTACAATAAACCCATATATTAATGAAGGTTATTACGATGTGGATTTTCTTTCGGAGCAAAAAGCAATTTTTGAGAATGAATTTATACGACACGTAAAATTTGATGAACAGTTACTGATAAAAATTGACGGAAAAAACAACCTTGGAATAATTTTTAAACCGTAA
- the gdhA gene encoding NADP-specific glutamate dehydrogenase produces the protein MKVEQIMKDLEKKHPGEVEYLQAVREVLESVEELYNKNPQFESAKIIERIVEPDRILTFKVPWVDDKGEVHVNLGYRIQFNNAIGPYKGGLRFHPSVNLSILKFLGFEQIFKNSLTTLPMGGGKGGSDFDPKGKSNSEVMRFCQSFMLELKNIIGPETDVPAGDIGVGGREIGFLYGMYRKLARENTGVLTGKGLGWGGSLIRPEATGYGDVYFAQEMLKTRNTDFKGKIVAISGFGNVAWGAALKVTELGGKVVTISGPDGYIYDKNGISGEKIDFMLDLRASNNDVVKPYADKFGAEFHAGKRPWEVKCDVALPCATQNELNEADAKALVANGCICVGEGANMPSTPEAIEVFAKAKILFSPGKASNAGGVATSGLEMCQNSMKLAWSAEEVDKRLHDIMKSIHEQCVLHGKEADGYVNYVKGANIAGFLKVANAMLDQGLY, from the coding sequence ATGAAAGTTGAACAAATAATGAAAGACCTCGAAAAGAAACACCCAGGTGAGGTGGAGTATTTGCAGGCTGTAAGAGAAGTTCTTGAATCTGTGGAAGAGTTGTATAACAAAAATCCACAATTTGAATCGGCTAAAATTATTGAAAGAATAGTTGAGCCAGATCGTATCTTAACATTTAAAGTGCCCTGGGTGGACGATAAAGGTGAAGTGCATGTAAATCTTGGATACAGAATCCAGTTTAATAATGCAATTGGACCTTACAAAGGTGGTCTTCGTTTTCATCCATCAGTTAATTTAAGTATTTTAAAATTCTTAGGTTTCGAACAAATTTTCAAGAATTCACTTACAACACTTCCTATGGGTGGTGGAAAAGGTGGTTCTGATTTCGATCCAAAAGGAAAATCTAATTCTGAAGTAATGCGTTTTTGCCAAAGCTTCATGTTAGAATTAAAAAATATTATCGGACCAGAAACTGATGTTCCTGCTGGTGATATTGGTGTTGGTGGTCGCGAAATTGGTTTCCTTTACGGAATGTATCGCAAATTAGCTCGTGAAAATACTGGTGTTTTAACCGGAAAAGGCTTAGGTTGGGGTGGTTCATTAATCCGTCCAGAAGCTACAGGTTACGGTGATGTATATTTTGCTCAGGAAATGTTAAAAACAAGAAATACCGATTTTAAAGGTAAAATAGTTGCTATTTCTGGTTTTGGTAACGTTGCTTGGGGTGCAGCTTTAAAAGTTACTGAATTAGGTGGTAAGGTTGTAACAATATCTGGTCCTGATGGTTATATTTATGACAAAAACGGAATTAGTGGTGAGAAAATTGACTTTATGTTAGATCTTCGCGCTTCAAATAACGACGTTGTAAAACCTTATGCAGATAAATTTGGTGCAGAATTCCATGCTGGAAAACGCCCATGGGAAGTTAAATGTGATGTTGCATTACCATGTGCTACACAAAACGAATTGAACGAAGCTGATGCTAAAGCTCTTGTTGCTAATGGTTGTATTTGTGTTGGCGAAGGTGCTAACATGCCTTCAACTCCAGAAGCTATCGAAGTATTTGCTAAAGCAAAAATTTTATTCTCACCTGGTAAAGCATCTAACGCTGGTGGTGTTGCTACTTCAGGATTAGAAATGTGTCAGAATTCAATGAAATTAGCTTGGTCAGCTGAAGAGGTTGACAAACGCTTACATGATATTATGAAATCTATACATGAACAATGTGTATTACACGGAAAAGAAGCTGATGGTTATGTTAATTATGTAAAAGGTGCTAACATTGCTGGTTTCTTAAAAGTTGCTAATGCTATGCTTGATCAAGGATTATATTAA
- a CDS encoding SprB repeat-containing protein: MRTKYFLIVISLFFSLLNSEVVFSQSNTPCGAPVLAVNAGCVNTLGTTVGQTYQTNAANGGTPTCASPGAPDVWYQFVAPASGSVTITTDVAGITDGGMSLNSGPCGSPTQIVCDDDGGPGLMPMITQTGLTPGVSYWIRFWAYGGTNTGTFNICITPGPTPATNNECATATALTVNPDYLCGTVTPGTVLGATASANATAPCFGTADDDVWYSFVATSTSHRVSLTNVAGSTTDMYHAVYSGTCGSLTNIACNDADQTDLVGLTIGATYYVRVYTWTSTTGQTSTFNVCIGTAPPPPTCPGGLGTYTSIASLPYTHNGQTTCGDVDNITSANIITCGSTSYNTGEDYVYVFTPATTGSITIGVTSTGTYMGLQLFDGCPFSTGTCSWSAQSSAGNQSGCAGVVAGHTYYLIIDSWASPACNPYSLSISAVTVGGLANDNCAGATPLPVNATCTYTNSTNACATPTAGVPAPGCGNYLGGDVWFSAVVPASGNIQFDGQAGGMLDGAMALYTGTCASLSLAACDDNSSTNASMPHIVRSGLTPGSTVYIRFWEYGNDAPGTFGICAQTYVPPIPNNQDCLGAIPICQNTYSTAIAYSGTGNILGEISSGISCLGAGEKNDVWYVFTVLSSGNLDFTINPNTNTDDYDWAVYNLTTNNCQDIASNASLEVSCNFSGSTTVYNSAACTTTTNSEQGNTGPNGYFVGCNILNEDVVPVTAGQTYVINVSQYSTSVDGYTIDFSASTASIFDNVPPSFSSVNTPIPCGATSITVNFSENVSCSTASTADFTLTGPGGPYTITAISSANCSAGATYDNTFTMNVSPAITTSGTFTIALLPVAVAGSVSDICGNTAPAASFNFTINNISATTNQTNVLCPGATTGQASATGSGGTAPYSYLWSTGGATQTITNLPAGTYTVTTTDAGGCKYISTVTITQPAAIVLTPSMTQATCGSNNGTATITVTSGGTGPWDYAWSNGSNTNNTASTTNTISSLAANTYTVTVNDNNNCTATGSVNVTSTGGVTSTFSQTANRCLTGNTFNFTNTGSSGGGYTYSWTFPGGTPASSTTNNQNNVTWAAAGTYTITHSVTGPGPCTSTTTSTITVYPQPTVTFTQTNITCSGLCNGTATASPSGVGYSYVWNDPAPVQTTQTANALCAGPYNVTVTDPNGCTGVNTVTITSPAAMVLNATRTNVTCNGLCNGTANVAVTSGGTGPFTYAWGAGSTPNAASTSSLCAGTFTVTVTDANLCTATASVVVTQPTLLTSSITAQTNVSCNGGSNGSATVTAAGGTAPY, encoded by the coding sequence ATGAGAACCAAATATTTTTTAATAGTTATTTCCTTATTTTTTAGTTTGTTAAATTCGGAAGTTGTTTTTTCTCAATCAAATACTCCTTGTGGAGCACCTGTCCTTGCTGTAAATGCAGGTTGTGTTAATACTTTAGGAACAACAGTAGGACAAACCTATCAAACAAATGCTGCAAATGGTGGAACACCAACTTGTGCTTCTCCTGGAGCTCCTGATGTTTGGTACCAATTTGTTGCACCTGCCAGTGGTAGTGTTACAATAACTACTGACGTTGCCGGTATTACAGATGGTGGAATGTCATTAAATAGTGGTCCTTGTGGATCTCCAACTCAAATTGTATGTGATGATGATGGTGGCCCTGGATTAATGCCAATGATAACACAAACAGGTCTTACTCCTGGAGTTTCTTATTGGATTAGATTTTGGGCGTATGGTGGAACAAATACTGGGACATTTAATATTTGTATTACTCCTGGACCAACACCTGCAACAAATAATGAATGCGCAACTGCAACAGCACTTACAGTAAATCCTGATTATTTGTGTGGTACCGTAACTCCTGGTACTGTTCTGGGTGCAACTGCTTCAGCTAATGCTACTGCACCATGTTTTGGAACAGCAGATGATGATGTTTGGTATTCTTTTGTTGCAACAAGTACTAGCCATAGGGTGTCTTTGACTAATGTTGCCGGATCTACTACAGATATGTATCATGCAGTATATAGTGGAACTTGCGGTTCGCTAACAAATATTGCATGTAACGATGCTGATCAAACAGATTTGGTTGGGTTAACAATTGGAGCTACTTATTATGTAAGAGTCTATACCTGGACTTCTACTACAGGCCAAACTAGTACTTTTAATGTTTGTATAGGCACAGCTCCACCTCCACCTACATGCCCCGGTGGTCTAGGAACTTATACTTCTATAGCTTCTTTGCCCTATACTCATAACGGACAAACCACCTGTGGTGATGTGGATAATATAACAAGTGCAAATATAATTACCTGTGGAAGTACTTCTTATAATACAGGAGAAGATTATGTTTATGTTTTTACTCCAGCAACTACAGGTTCAATTACAATTGGTGTTACATCAACAGGAACATATATGGGATTGCAATTATTTGATGGTTGTCCTTTCTCAACTGGCACTTGTAGTTGGTCTGCACAAAGTTCAGCTGGTAACCAGTCTGGTTGTGCTGGTGTTGTTGCTGGTCATACATATTATTTAATTATTGACTCTTGGGCATCGCCTGCTTGTAATCCATATAGTTTAAGTATTTCAGCTGTAACTGTTGGTGGTTTGGCAAATGATAATTGTGCAGGCGCAACCCCACTTCCAGTAAATGCAACGTGCACATATACTAACTCTACAAATGCCTGTGCTACTCCAACAGCTGGTGTTCCAGCTCCTGGTTGTGGTAATTATTTAGGTGGTGATGTTTGGTTTTCTGCAGTTGTTCCAGCAAGTGGAAATATTCAGTTTGATGGACAAGCAGGAGGAATGCTAGATGGAGCAATGGCACTATATACAGGAACTTGCGCTTCTCTTTCGTTAGCCGCTTGTGATGATAATAGTAGTACAAATGCTTCAATGCCACATATTGTTAGATCCGGTCTTACTCCTGGCTCAACTGTTTATATTAGATTTTGGGAATATGGAAATGATGCTCCCGGAACTTTTGGCATTTGTGCGCAAACTTATGTGCCACCAATCCCAAATAATCAGGATTGTCTTGGTGCTATTCCTATTTGTCAGAATACATATAGTACTGCAATTGCATATTCCGGAACCGGTAATATTTTAGGTGAGATTTCATCTGGAATTTCTTGTTTGGGTGCTGGTGAGAAAAATGATGTTTGGTATGTCTTTACTGTACTATCATCAGGAAATTTAGATTTTACAATTAACCCAAATACAAATACTGATGATTATGACTGGGCAGTGTATAATTTAACAACAAATAATTGTCAGGATATTGCTTCGAATGCGTCACTTGAAGTTAGTTGTAATTTTAGTGGAAGCACAACTGTTTATAATAGTGCTGCTTGTACAACAACAACAAATAGTGAGCAAGGGAATACGGGTCCTAATGGTTATTTTGTTGGTTGTAATATTTTAAATGAAGACGTAGTGCCTGTTACTGCAGGTCAAACATATGTAATTAATGTTAGTCAGTATTCAACTTCAGTAGACGGCTATACAATTGATTTTTCTGCATCTACTGCTTCAATTTTTGATAATGTACCTCCTTCATTTAGTTCAGTAAATACTCCCATACCTTGTGGGGCAACTTCTATAACCGTAAATTTTAGCGAAAATGTATCCTGTAGTACTGCAAGTACAGCTGACTTTACATTAACAGGTCCTGGTGGTCCATATACAATTACTGCAATTTCTTCAGCAAATTGTTCTGCAGGTGCTACATATGATAATACATTTACAATGAATGTAAGTCCTGCAATTACAACAAGCGGAACATTTACAATTGCACTTCTTCCTGTAGCTGTAGCCGGATCGGTTTCAGATATTTGTGGGAATACAGCGCCAGCAGCATCTTTTAACTTTACAATTAATAATATATCAGCAACTACCAACCAGACTAATGTTTTATGTCCGGGAGCAACTACTGGGCAGGCTTCAGCTACAGGCAGTGGTGGTACTGCACCTTATTCATATTTGTGGTCAACAGGTGGTGCTACTCAAACTATAACAAATTTACCTGCAGGAACTTATACTGTAACAACAACAGATGCTGGCGGTTGTAAATATATTTCTACTGTAACAATTACTCAACCTGCTGCAATTGTTTTAACTCCTAGTATGACTCAGGCAACTTGTGGATCTAATAATGGAACAGCTACTATTACAGTAACTTCGGGTGGAACAGGTCCATGGGATTATGCTTGGTCTAATGGCTCAAATACAAATAATACTGCATCTACAACAAATACAATTTCTTCTTTAGCTGCAAATACATATACTGTTACTGTTAATGATAATAATAACTGTACAGCCACAGGATCTGTAAATGTTACATCCACCGGCGGTGTAACTTCTACTTTCTCACAAACAGCAAATCGTTGTTTAACAGGAAATACTTTTAATTTTACTAATACTGGTTCATCAGGTGGTGGTTATACCTATTCATGGACATTCCCAGGAGGAACTCCTGCAAGTTCAACTACTAATAATCAAAATAATGTTACTTGGGCTGCAGCTGGAACATATACAATAACACATTCAGTAACTGGACCTGGTCCATGTACATCTACAACTACTAGCACAATTACAGTTTATCCTCAACCAACTGTTACATTTACACAAACAAATATTACTTGTAGTGGTTTATGTAATGGAACTGCAACTGCAAGTCCATCTGGTGTTGGATATTCCTATGTGTGGAATGACCCAGCACCTGTACAAACAACACAAACAGCGAATGCGCTTTGTGCTGGTCCGTATAATGTTACTGTTACCGATCCAAATGGATGTACTGGTGTAAATACTGTAACTATAACATCTCCTGCTGCTATGGTATTAAATGCAACCAGAACAAATGTGACTTGTAATGGTCTCTGTAATGGTACTGCTAATGTTGCAGTTACTTCAGGTGGAACAGGTCCTTTTACATATGCATGGGGAGCTGGCTCGACACCAAATGCAGCCTCAACATCAAGTTTATGTGCCGGCACATTTACAGTTACAGTTACCGATGCAAACCTTTGTACTGCGACTGCCAGTGTAGTCGTAACACAGCCTACTTTATTAACATCTTCAATAACAGCTCAGACAAACGTATCCTGTAATGGTGGCTCCAATGGTAGCGCAACTGTAACTGCTGCAGGCGGAACCGCTCCATATA
- a CDS encoding 30S ribosomal protein THX, protein MGKGDRKSRKGKIQHGSFGVRRPRKKHKTIVTNNVKEIKLEKKKEVKFEAQPEKAEKLITAKKQEKVQEKEKTKVKAKVKETSEPKAETKAKKKKEKE, encoded by the coding sequence ATGGGAAAAGGTGATCGCAAATCCCGTAAAGGGAAAATACAGCATGGTTCTTTTGGTGTAAGAAGACCACGCAAAAAACACAAAACAATAGTAACTAACAACGTTAAAGAAATTAAGCTTGAAAAGAAAAAAGAAGTAAAATTCGAAGCACAACCTGAAAAAGCAGAAAAATTAATTACTGCAAAAAAACAGGAAAAAGTGCAAGAAAAGGAAAAAACAAAAGTAAAAGCTAAGGTAAAAGAAACATCCGAACCAAAAGCTGAAACAAAAGCTAAAAAGAAAAAAGAAAAAGAGTAA
- a CDS encoding ammonium transporter, with translation MKIKNIILLSIAFIFFCSINAFSQETSSVNITSFLDEVQYNRAINIMAMLLIGFGFLMVFVRKYGRSALTATFLLVSTSLPLYFLIKSTGIAGIESEEMTKLILAEFGAASLLIAAGAVLGRLKMPQYILLGFLFIPFYMLNEWIVLDNGFNFIPKGTVIDTGGSIVIHAFGAIFGLGVALTMTTKQEFQKTIEADATSDRYSMLGSMMLWIFWPSFCAALVTPEEMPHTVVNVIFALCGSTLATYLFSVALRKKISIADIANAALAGGVAIGSTCVIASHTMAVIIGILAGGLSTFGFAVIQSKQQKWMRIIDTCGVTNLHGLPGLFGGLAALPLISDINISSQLLGIGITIAVAFVAGIITGKILPVFGRKKEAYEDAEEFLDAE, from the coding sequence ATGAAAATCAAAAACATTATTCTGTTATCAATAGCTTTTATTTTCTTTTGTTCAATAAATGCTTTTTCTCAGGAAACATCTTCGGTTAATATTACTTCTTTTTTAGATGAGGTACAGTATAATCGTGCTATAAATATTATGGCAATGTTGCTAATTGGTTTTGGATTTTTAATGGTGTTTGTGCGTAAATATGGACGCTCGGCACTTACTGCAACATTTCTATTGGTTAGTACTTCTTTGCCGCTTTACTTTTTAATAAAGAGCACTGGTATTGCAGGTATCGAATCAGAAGAAATGACAAAACTTATTTTGGCTGAGTTTGGAGCTGCCAGTTTATTAATAGCTGCAGGTGCAGTTTTAGGCAGATTAAAAATGCCACAGTATATATTGTTAGGGTTTCTCTTTATTCCATTTTATATGTTAAATGAATGGATAGTTTTGGATAATGGATTTAATTTTATTCCTAAAGGAACTGTAATTGATACCGGTGGTTCAATTGTTATTCATGCATTTGGAGCAATTTTCGGATTAGGAGTAGCTTTAACCATGACAACAAAGCAGGAATTTCAAAAAACAATTGAGGCTGATGCAACAAGTGATAGATATTCTATGTTAGGAAGTATGATGTTATGGATATTCTGGCCAAGCTTCTGTGCTGCTTTAGTAACACCCGAGGAAATGCCTCATACTGTTGTAAATGTAATTTTTGCACTTTGTGGTTCAACACTTGCCACATATTTATTTTCTGTTGCACTTCGAAAAAAAATAAGTATAGCAGATATTGCTAATGCGGCACTTGCAGGCGGTGTTGCTATTGGATCTACTTGTGTTATAGCATCACATACAATGGCTGTAATTATTGGAATTTTGGCTGGTGGGCTTTCTACATTTGGATTTGCTGTGATACAATCAAAGCAGCAAAAGTGGATGAGAATTATTGATACCTGTGGAGTAACTAACCTGCATGGATTACCTGGTTTATTTGGGGGTTTAGCTGCTTTACCATTAATTAGCGATATAAATATTTCCAGTCAGTTGTTAGGAATAGGAATTACAATAGCTGTTGCTTTTGTTGCCGGAATAATAACCGGTAAAATACTTCCTGTATTTGGTCGTAAGAAAGAAGCTTATGAAGATGCAGAGGAGTTTCTGGATGCGGAATAA
- a CDS encoding ferritin family protein — protein MENSKTLEILKMAILMEKRGHAFYSQVASQTKSSEIRNIFEIMAKEEILHEKFLSDQYRELQKSQKLADIALPNADGFANIILSEKVKKEISAAGYEAAAISAAIDMESNAIKVYSERAAIATDKNEKELFNWLANWEKTHHKILIELDNELKESVWYDNQFWPF, from the coding sequence ATGGAAAATTCAAAAACATTAGAAATTTTAAAAATGGCAATACTTATGGAAAAGCGTGGTCATGCGTTTTATTCACAAGTAGCTAGCCAAACAAAAAGTTCAGAAATTAGAAATATCTTTGAGATTATGGCAAAAGAAGAAATTCTTCATGAAAAATTTCTTTCAGATCAATATAGAGAATTGCAAAAAAGCCAAAAACTTGCCGATATCGCTTTACCAAATGCCGATGGGTTTGCGAACATTATTCTATCAGAAAAAGTAAAAAAAGAAATTTCTGCTGCTGGATACGAAGCGGCGGCAATTTCGGCAGCTATTGATATGGAGAGTAATGCAATAAAAGTATATTCTGAAAGGGCTGCGATTGCAACTGATAAAAATGAGAAGGAATTATTTAACTGGTTAGCAAATTGGGAAAAAACTCATCATAAAATTCTTATTGAGTTAGATAATGAATTAAAAGAATCTGTTTGGTATGATAATCAGTTCTGGCCATTTTAG
- the rsmI gene encoding 16S rRNA (cytidine(1402)-2'-O)-methyltransferase: MSKLYVVPTPIGNLEDITLRALRILNEVDYILAEDTRQTYNLLKHFEIQKKVISYHKFNEHKSLQYIIDQISSGLSLALVSDAGTPCISDPGFLLVRECLKNKITVECLPGATAFVPALVNSGFPSDRFIFEGFLPQKKGRKKRLNALVNEERTIIFYESPYRLIKALKEMSEVFSENRKACVSRELSKIYEENKIATLKELIEYYTQKGVKGEIVIVIKSHEEILNNSDNETID, from the coding sequence ATGAGCAAGTTATATGTTGTTCCCACTCCAATTGGTAATTTAGAAGACATTACTCTTAGGGCATTGCGCATTTTAAATGAGGTTGATTATATTTTAGCAGAAGATACACGTCAGACTTACAACCTTCTAAAACATTTTGAAATACAAAAGAAGGTAATCAGTTACCATAAATTTAACGAACACAAATCATTACAGTACATTATTGACCAAATCTCCTCAGGATTAAGTCTTGCACTTGTTAGCGACGCCGGAACACCGTGCATAAGTGACCCAGGATTTTTACTTGTTCGTGAATGTTTAAAAAACAAAATAACTGTTGAATGCTTGCCTGGTGCAACAGCATTTGTTCCTGCACTTGTTAATAGTGGGTTTCCCAGCGACAGATTTATATTTGAAGGTTTTCTTCCACAAAAAAAAGGAAGGAAAAAAAGATTAAATGCTTTAGTTAATGAAGAAAGAACTATTATTTTTTATGAATCTCCTTACAGACTTATTAAAGCATTAAAAGAAATGTCGGAGGTTTTTAGCGAAAATAGAAAAGCTTGCGTAAGTCGTGAGTTATCAAAAATATATGAAGAAAATAAAATTGCAACATTAAAAGAACTAATAGAATACTACACGCAAAAAGGCGTAAAAGGTGAAATTGTAATTGTTATAAAATCGCATGAAGAGATTTTAAATAATTCTGATAATGAAACAATAGATTAA